Proteins from a genomic interval of Rhodococcus rhodochrous:
- a CDS encoding uracil-xanthine permease family protein — MTSPHPVDARLPFLRQFAFGLQHVLIMYTGCITVPLVFGAAVGLDRDTIAMLISADLLIAGLITIVQSLGVGKLVGVRLPIVCGATFAGLTPMILIAKEYGLQAVYGSMLIGGIVGLALAWPFARIIRFFPPLVTGAVLTVVGISLIGVAGGLIVGTDPSSPTFASPTNIALAVLVIVVAVGFLCLGRGIWAQLGVLIALAVGTVVAVPLGLIDLGGVAGSSWVGLPAPFHFGAPEFPITAVVAMSIVMAVVFAESTASMLAVAEITGKRVSKGDIARGLAGDGASAVLAGVFNAFVDTVFTQNVGAVATTRVYSRYVTATSGVILVVLGALPKVSSVVAALPKPVVGGVGLILFATVALVGINTLRSVDLSDRINSTIAAVAVGVGLLPELAEGMFERFPSAAQILLGSGITLAAIAAFSLNLLFNHTRLGTLARASRSGTPAPVTSAGTTSPHGVAHEPVAV, encoded by the coding sequence ATGACCTCACCGCACCCCGTCGACGCGCGACTGCCGTTCCTCCGGCAGTTCGCGTTCGGCCTCCAGCATGTCCTCATCATGTACACCGGATGCATCACCGTCCCGTTGGTTTTCGGCGCGGCCGTCGGACTCGACCGCGACACCATCGCGATGCTCATCAGCGCCGACCTGCTGATCGCCGGCCTGATCACCATCGTCCAGAGCCTCGGTGTCGGCAAACTCGTCGGCGTCCGCCTGCCCATCGTCTGCGGCGCGACCTTCGCAGGTCTGACGCCGATGATCCTCATCGCGAAGGAATACGGCCTGCAGGCCGTCTACGGCTCCATGCTGATCGGCGGCATCGTCGGTCTCGCCCTGGCCTGGCCGTTCGCCAGGATCATCCGGTTCTTCCCGCCGCTCGTCACCGGTGCCGTCCTCACCGTCGTCGGTATCTCGCTCATCGGCGTGGCAGGTGGGCTGATCGTCGGCACCGACCCGTCGTCTCCCACCTTCGCCTCGCCCACCAACATCGCCCTGGCCGTGCTGGTGATCGTCGTCGCCGTCGGCTTCCTGTGCCTCGGTCGCGGCATCTGGGCGCAGCTCGGGGTGTTGATCGCCCTCGCGGTCGGCACGGTCGTCGCGGTCCCGCTCGGCTTGATCGACCTCGGTGGCGTGGCCGGTTCGTCGTGGGTGGGTCTGCCCGCCCCCTTCCACTTCGGCGCACCCGAATTCCCGATCACCGCGGTCGTCGCCATGAGCATCGTCATGGCGGTGGTCTTCGCCGAATCCACCGCGAGCATGCTCGCCGTCGCCGAGATCACCGGCAAGCGCGTCAGCAAGGGTGACATCGCCCGCGGACTCGCCGGCGACGGAGCGTCCGCTGTGCTCGCCGGTGTCTTCAACGCCTTCGTCGACACCGTCTTCACCCAGAACGTCGGTGCGGTCGCCACCACCCGCGTGTACAGCCGCTACGTCACCGCCACGTCGGGTGTGATCCTCGTGGTCCTCGGGGCGTTGCCGAAGGTGAGCTCGGTGGTCGCGGCGCTGCCGAAGCCGGTCGTCGGCGGTGTCGGCCTGATCCTGTTCGCCACCGTCGCCCTCGTGGGCATCAACACACTGCGTTCGGTGGACCTGTCCGACCGCATCAACTCCACGATCGCCGCCGTCGCGGTGGGTGTGGGTCTGTTGCCGGAACTCGCCGAGGGCATGTTCGAGCGCTTCCCGTCCGCCGCGCAGATCCTGCTCGGCAGCGGCATCACGCTCGCCGCAATCGCGGCGTTCTCGTTGAACCTGCTGTTCAACCACACTCGTCTCGGGACACTGGCTCGCGCGTCCCGGTCCGGCACGCCGGCCCCCGTCACCTCGGCCGGTACCACCTCTCCCCACGGAGTTGCCCATGAACCAGTCGCCGTCTGA
- a CDS encoding isopenicillin N synthase family dioxygenase: MNQSPSDAFVVPAVDIGPYVRAGGDIGPYVRAGEDAERARVAREIDEACSRVGFVQILGHGIPDPVVDGLTGALDDFFGLPMDDKQQYRVVGANRGYSPPKSESLSLSLGVESASRMNDFFEAYNVGVEARSFPHLDLSEDDYGLNVWPDVPGFEDRVQTYFIEASRVARTLTRIFADALGQAPDYFEQLTDHSIDVLRMNNYALPEGTVDLDGDLTGMGEHTDFGIVTVLWADRVAGLQVLGSDGIWHDVEPLPGALLVNLGDLTARITDDRWMSTLHRVKPPIVDGRIRRRRSVAFFHDGNVDAVVSTLPEYAGPEPYEPILIRDHIKAKLAGSRHGKANTAAVREAARVLAATGENRA, encoded by the coding sequence ATGAACCAGTCGCCGTCTGACGCCTTCGTCGTTCCCGCCGTCGACATCGGCCCGTACGTCCGGGCCGGCGGTGACATCGGCCCGTACGTCCGGGCCGGCGAGGATGCCGAACGCGCCCGTGTCGCCCGTGAGATCGACGAAGCCTGCAGCCGTGTGGGATTCGTCCAGATCCTCGGGCACGGCATACCCGATCCGGTGGTCGACGGCCTCACCGGCGCCCTCGACGACTTCTTCGGTCTGCCGATGGACGACAAGCAGCAGTACCGGGTGGTCGGCGCGAACCGCGGATACAGCCCGCCCAAGAGCGAGTCGCTGAGCCTGAGCCTCGGCGTCGAATCCGCCAGCCGCATGAACGATTTCTTCGAGGCATACAACGTCGGCGTGGAGGCCCGGTCGTTCCCCCACCTGGACCTGTCGGAGGACGACTACGGACTCAACGTCTGGCCCGACGTCCCCGGTTTCGAGGACCGCGTGCAGACCTATTTCATCGAGGCCTCGCGGGTCGCGCGGACCCTCACCCGGATCTTCGCCGACGCGCTCGGGCAGGCTCCCGACTACTTCGAACAGCTCACCGACCACTCGATCGACGTGTTGCGCATGAACAACTACGCGCTGCCCGAGGGCACCGTCGACCTCGACGGCGACCTCACCGGCATGGGTGAGCACACCGACTTCGGGATCGTCACCGTGCTGTGGGCCGACCGGGTCGCAGGGCTGCAAGTGCTCGGGTCCGACGGAATCTGGCACGACGTCGAACCGCTGCCTGGGGCTCTGCTCGTCAATCTCGGTGATCTCACCGCCCGCATCACCGACGACCGGTGGATGTCGACGCTGCACCGCGTCAAGCCACCGATCGTCGACGGTCGTATCCGACGCCGTCGTTCGGTGGCGTTCTTCCACGACGGCAACGTCGACGCGGTGGTCTCCACCCTGCCCGAATATGCGGGCCCGGAGCCCTACGAACCCATCCTGATCCGCGATCACATCAAGGCCAAGCTCGCCGGGTCGCGGCACGGCAAGGCCAACACCGCTGCTGTGCGCGAAGCCGCCCGTGTGCTGGCGGCGACGGGGGAGAACCGCGCGTGA
- a CDS encoding alpha/beta fold hydrolase, producing MSHVVLVHGAWAGSWVWDTLLEPFRRSGHVPHPLALPGVGSWGADDVTLDDVAAVVADHVAGLDGPVILVGHSGGGIVVTQVAEMLPERVAGVAYMAGMMLPSGVDFGMLCDGIGLEAPVGISRWLEPTDDGRGTIVPPEAGAAVFFHETDAADAIGAARRLVPQLETARLMAPSWTPERFGRLPRLYIEATLDRSVPLVTQRAMQRLTPGAQVVSLESDHAPQLSARDDLAAALVEWCTERVRT from the coding sequence GTGAGTCATGTCGTGCTCGTGCACGGCGCGTGGGCCGGAAGCTGGGTGTGGGACACGCTGCTCGAACCGTTCCGCCGGTCCGGGCACGTCCCACACCCGCTCGCGCTTCCCGGTGTCGGATCATGGGGCGCCGACGACGTGACGCTCGACGACGTCGCCGCGGTCGTGGCCGACCACGTTGCCGGACTGGATGGCCCTGTGATCCTCGTCGGTCATTCCGGTGGTGGCATCGTCGTCACGCAGGTCGCGGAGATGCTGCCGGAACGTGTCGCCGGGGTCGCCTACATGGCGGGGATGATGCTCCCGTCCGGGGTCGACTTCGGGATGCTCTGTGACGGAATCGGTCTCGAAGCGCCGGTGGGTATCTCGCGGTGGCTCGAACCCACCGACGACGGTCGCGGCACGATCGTGCCCCCGGAGGCCGGCGCCGCGGTGTTCTTCCACGAGACGGATGCGGCCGACGCGATCGGTGCCGCACGCCGACTCGTGCCGCAACTCGAAACCGCCCGGCTCATGGCACCCAGCTGGACGCCGGAACGGTTCGGGCGCCTGCCGCGCCTGTACATCGAAGCGACACTGGACCGTTCGGTTCCCCTCGTCACCCAGCGGGCGATGCAACGCCTCACCCCGGGTGCGCAAGTCGTGTCGCTCGAGTCCGACCATGCACCACAGCTGTCCGCCCGCGACGACCTCGCGGCGGCACTGGTGGAGTGGTGCACCGAGCGCGTCCGGACATAG